From the Sanguibacter sp. HDW7 genome, the window GCCGCGGGCGTCCTCAAGCACCGCAAGCGCAAGGAGAAGGCGCTCCGCAAGCTCGACTCGATGCAGGGCAACCTCGTGCGTCTCGGCGACCTCACGACGGAGATCCGGCGGCAGCTGGGCCCCCTCGGAAAGCAGGCGGAGGTCGCACGGCGTGCCCAGGCGGTGCAGGCGGACGTGCGTGATGCGCGTGCGAGGCTCCTCGCGGACGACCTCGTCCAGCTCACCTCGACGCTCGAGCAGGAGAAGGCCGACGAGACGGCGCTGCGCGCCGAGACGGAGCGCGTCGAGCGGGAGCTCGCCGAGGCGCGAAGCGAGCTCGCGGCGCTCGAGGCTGCCGCGGCCGAGGCCGCGCCGCGCCTCACGGAGATCGCGGAGACCTGGTACCGGCTCTCGTCGTTGCGCGAGCGGCTGCGCGGCACGCAGCAGCTCGCGACGGAGCGCGTGCGACTCCTCGGGGCGCCTGAGCCCGCCGAGCAGCGCTCGGACCCGCGTGTGCTCGAGGAGCAGGCAGAGCGTGTGCGCGCGTCGGAGGCGGAGCTGCAGGCCGAGGTCGAGGCGGCGCGCGCGACGCTCGACGCTGCACTCGAGGCGCGCACCGTCGCGGAGACGGCCGCGAAGGACGCCGAGCGGGCCGTCGCGACGCTCCTTCGGGGAGCGGCCGACCGTCGCGAGGGGCTCGCCCGGCTCGCCGGGCAGGTTGCCGCGAAGCGTTCGCGCGCGGAGGCACGCGCCGCGGAGATCGAGCGGCTGCGCGAGGCGGCCGACGCCGCCAGGGCGCGCGGCGAGGCCGCCGCGGGTGAGCTCGGCCTCCTCGAGACCGAGGTCGAGGACGTCGAGGAGGGCGAGGAAGGGCTCGACGCGGCGCACGAGGCCGCGCTCGAGGTGCTCGAGGCTGCGCGCGCGACGCTCACGGACCTGCGCGAGCGGCTAGCGACGGCACGCCAGGACGCCGTGACGGCGCGTGCTCGCACCGAGACGCTCGAGCTGAGCCTCGACCGCAAGGACGCGGTCGGCGCGGTGCTCGCGTCCGACGACGTGGCGCTCGCCGAGGTTCTCGGCTCCCTTGCGGCGCTCCTCACGGTCGAGCCCGGCTACGAGGAGGCCGTCGCGGCCGCGCTCGGGCCTGTTGCTGACGCGCTCGCTGTCGGCTCGGTCGGGGGAGCGGTCGACGTCGTGCGCTGGCTGCGCACCGACGACGCCGGCCGCGCGAGCCTCGTCGTCGCGGGCGTCGATGCTCCTGAGGGTCCGACCGTGCCCGACGGCTCCGTCCTGCTCGCCGACGTCGTCACGACGTCCGCTGCCCTCGCTGGCGCCGTTCGCACGCTGCTCGCGGGCCACGTCGTCGTCGACGACCTCGTCGCCGCGCGCACCCTTGTCACCGCGCACCCCGCGCTCACCGCGGTGACGCGCGCGGGCGACGTCCTTGGCGCTGTCCGCGCGCACGGCGGCTCGGCCGCCGCGCCGTCCGTCCTCCATCTCCAGGCTGCGCTCGACGCGTCGCGGGCCGCGCTCGCGGACGCGGAGCGGCGCGAGACGGACCTCGCCGCGCGGATCGAGACCGCCGCGGCCCGCGAGGCCGAGGCGTCCGACGTCCACGAGGAGGCGCTCGACCGGCTCCACGAGTCCGACGCCGCGATCGCCGCGATCGCCGAGCGGCTCGGTCATCTCGGCGCGGGTGTCCGTGCCGCGCAGGCCGAGGCCGACCGGGCGGGGGCCGCTCTCGAGCAGGCGCAGGCCGCGCTCGTCGCCGAGCAGGCCGAGCACGCCGAGCTCGCTGCACGCCTCGAGGTCGCCGAGGCCGAGCCTGCCGACTCCGAGGAGGCTGTCGCCGAGGCGACCGCCGCCCGCGACGCCGCCCAGCAGCGCGCGACCGAGGCGCGGGCCGCCGAGACCGAGGCCCGCCTCACGCTGCGCACGAGCGAGGAGCGCGCCCGCGCCCTCGCGGGCCGTGCCGCCTCGCTCGACCGAGCGGCGGCTGCCGAGCGGCAGGCCGCCGAGAAGGCTCAGCGACGTGCCGCCCGTCGGGCCGCGCAGGCGTCGCGCGCGCAGGCCGTCGCGACGGGTGCAGCCCTCGCAGTCCGCACGGCCGAGGAGTCGCTCGCGGCCGCGACCGTCGCCCGCGAGCAGGCCGAGGCCGAGCGCACCGCGCGCGACGGCCGTCTTGCCGAGGTCCGCGCCCGCGTCGAGTCCCACGCGGGTCGCCTGCGCGATCTCACCGACGTCGCGCACCGCGACGAGCTCGCCCGCGCCCAGCAGCTCCTGCGCATCGAGCAGCTCCACGAGCGCGCCGTCGCCGAGCTCGGCCTCGACCCCGAGGTCCTCGTCGACGAGCACGGCCCTGACCGGCCCGTGCCCGCGCTCGCCGAGGACGGCACGCCCGAGGTCGACGAGGACGGCACCCCCGTGACGCGGCCCTACGTGCGCACCGAGCAGGAGAAGCGTCTCGCACGCGCCGAGCGAGACCTCGCGCGCCTCGGCCGCGTCAATCCTCTTGCCCTCGAGGAGTTCGCCGCGCTCGAGGAGCGTCACCGCTTCCTCGTCGAGCAGCTCGATGACCTCAAGCGCTCGCGCGCCGACCTGCTGCAGATCGTCAAGGAGATCGACGATCGCGTCGAGCGCGTCTTCGCCGACGCGTTCCGCGACACCGCCGCGCAGTTCGAGCGCGTCTTCGCTCGGATGTTCCCGGGCGGCGAGGGGCGCCTTGTCCTCACGGACCCGGAGAACATGCTGACGACGGGCCTCGAGGTCGAGGCGCGCCCCGCGGGCAAGAAGGTCAAGCGGCTCTCGCTGCTCTCGGGTGGCGAGCGTTCCCTCACGGCGGTCGCGCTGCTCGTCGCGATCTTCAAGGCGCGGCCGAGCCCGTTCTATGTCATGGACGAGGTCGAGGCCGCGCTCGACGACACGAACCTCGGCCGCCTCCTCGAGGTCTTCCGTGAGCTGCAGGAGGACTCCCAGCTCATCGTCGTCACGCACCAGAAGCGCACGATGGAGATCGCGGACGCGCTCTACGGCGTGACGATGCGCGACGGTGTGACGACCGTCGTGAGCCAGCGGCTGCGGGAGGACGTGGCCTGAGGGACGGCGCGTGCGGGCGCGGTCGTCCGGCCGTGGAGATCCTGTGCGGGTCGCGGGCAACGGGGCGCGCGCACGGGCCCGGGCCGCAAAGTCGTCCCACAATAGAGTGGTGCCCGAGTACATCCTCACCTTCGTCGTCGCCCTTGCTGCAGCAGCTCTCGTCATCGCTGCAGCCGCCTTCCTGACGACCGAGCGCTTCGGCACGGGACGTGGTGCGCGCGGTCTGCGCCAGGACACGCGCCGCGCGTGGGACGTCGTGCGCCGCCGGCGCCCGTTGACGACGCCCGCCGCGAGCGACGAGCTCGAGCGCGTCGTGAGCGCCGAGCCGGTCGAGACGTCGCTGGACGACTTCTTCGCCGCGAACGTCACGCCTGGTACGGGGTATCTCGACGCCGAGGTCCTCGTCGACCGCGTCGGGCGCGCCGCGACCGCGGCGAAGGCCGCGGCCTCGCGCACGACGTCCCGCGCGAGCTGATCCGGCGCGCGGAGCGCCGCGCAGCCACCCGGCTCGACCTGAGAGACTAGGGCCATGCCCGAGAACTTCTGGATCTGGATCGTCCTCGGCGTCGTGCTCCTCGGCCTTGCCGGCGGTGCCGCGCTGCTCGCCCCCCGACTCTCGCGTCGTCCGCAGGAGCCCCGACCCGCTGAGCGGCCCGCACCGACGACGCCCGAGGCGACCGACACCGACGCCGAGACTGCCCCTGTCGACACCGTGCCGACGCTTCCCGAGGCCTCGGCCGAGGTCGAGGCGCCCGCCCTCGACGTCCCCGAGCCCGTCACGGGCCGCCTCGCCCGTCTGCGGGCGCGGCTCGCACGCTCGGGCTCGCCGCTCGGCGCGCGCCTGCTCGCGGTCCTCTCGCGCGACCACCTCTCCGAGGACGACTGGGACGAGCTCGAGGAGACGCTCCTGCTCGCCGACGTCGGCGCGGGCCCGTCGGCCGAGCTCATCGACGCGCTGCGCACGCAGGTCCGCGTCTACGGCGTCTCCGACCCTGCGCAGGTGCGCGCGATGCTGCGCACCGCGCTGCTCGACCTCGTGGACCCGAGCCTCGACCGGTCGCTGGCGACCGACCCGACCCTCGGCGAGGACGGTGCGCGCGTGCCGTCGGTCGTGCTCGTCGTCGGCGTGAACGGCACGGGCAAGACGACGACGGTCGGCAAGCTCGCGCGCGTCCTCGTGGCCGAGGGGTCCGAGGTCGTCCTGGGTGCGGCGGACACGTTCCGCGCGGCCGCGGCCGACCAGCTCGAGACGTGGGGATCGCGTGTCGGCGTGCCCGTCGTGCGCTCGGACAAGGACGGCGCGGACCCCGCCGCCGTCGCGTTCGACGCCGTGCGGCGCGGGCGCACCGACGGCGTCGACGTCGTGCTCGTCGACACCGCCGGCCGCCTCCAGAACAAGTCGGGGCTCATGGACGAGCTCGGCAAGATCCGTCGGGTCATCGAGAAGGAGGCCCCGCTGCGCGAGGTCCTTCTCGTGCTCGATGCGACGACGGGTCAGAACGGCCTCATGCAGGCCCGCGTCTTCGGCGAGGTCGCGGGCGTCACGGGCATCGTGCTCACGAAGCTCGACGGCACCGCGAAGGGTGGCATCGTCGTCGCGGTGCAGCGCGAGCTCGGCGTCCCGGTCAAGCTCGTCGGCCTCGGCGAGGGCCCGGACGATCTCGCACCGTTCGAGCCCGAGGCGTTCGTCGACGGGCTGCTCGGCGACTGACGCCCCGTGGGCAGCACGAAGGGCCGCGACCTGCGAGGTCGCGGCCCTTCGTCGTCTGCGACGCACGTGAGGCAGCGCTCCCATCCACAACGGATCTTTAACGCATATCGAGCGGCGTGAAACATGATGTTCACGCGCGGGCACCGAGTGTCACACGTCTGGAACATCGCCCGCCCGCCGTCGAAACGTGCGCGCACGAATGTAGGTCCCGGGCCGGCCGAGGGGCTGGCGATGGGAGAACGTCATGGAATTCGACACCGGAGCGGCCGCCTGGATGCTGATGTCAGCGTCCCTCGTGCTGCTCATGACGCCCGGTCTTGCCTTCTTCTACGG encodes:
- the smc gene encoding chromosome segregation protein SMC, coding for MHLKTLTLRGFKSFASATTLSLEPGVTCVVGPNGSGKSNVVDALAWVMGEQGAKTLRGGKMEDVIFAGTSGRPPLGRAEVSLTIDNSDGALPIEYSEVTITRTLFRNGGSEYQINGAQCRLLDIQELLSDSGLGREMHVIVGQGRLDSVLRATPEERRGFIEEAAGVLKHRKRKEKALRKLDSMQGNLVRLGDLTTEIRRQLGPLGKQAEVARRAQAVQADVRDARARLLADDLVQLTSTLEQEKADETALRAETERVERELAEARSELAALEAAAAEAAPRLTEIAETWYRLSSLRERLRGTQQLATERVRLLGAPEPAEQRSDPRVLEEQAERVRASEAELQAEVEAARATLDAALEARTVAETAAKDAERAVATLLRGAADRREGLARLAGQVAAKRSRAEARAAEIERLREAADAARARGEAAAGELGLLETEVEDVEEGEEGLDAAHEAALEVLEAARATLTDLRERLATARQDAVTARARTETLELSLDRKDAVGAVLASDDVALAEVLGSLAALLTVEPGYEEAVAAALGPVADALAVGSVGGAVDVVRWLRTDDAGRASLVVAGVDAPEGPTVPDGSVLLADVVTTSAALAGAVRTLLAGHVVVDDLVAARTLVTAHPALTAVTRAGDVLGAVRAHGGSAAAPSVLHLQAALDASRAALADAERRETDLAARIETAAAREAEASDVHEEALDRLHESDAAIAAIAERLGHLGAGVRAAQAEADRAGAALEQAQAALVAEQAEHAELAARLEVAEAEPADSEEAVAEATAARDAAQQRATEARAAETEARLTLRTSEERARALAGRAASLDRAAAAERQAAEKAQRRAARRAAQASRAQAVATGAALAVRTAEESLAAATVAREQAEAERTARDGRLAEVRARVESHAGRLRDLTDVAHRDELARAQQLLRIEQLHERAVAELGLDPEVLVDEHGPDRPVPALAEDGTPEVDEDGTPVTRPYVRTEQEKRLARAERDLARLGRVNPLALEEFAALEERHRFLVEQLDDLKRSRADLLQIVKEIDDRVERVFADAFRDTAAQFERVFARMFPGGEGRLVLTDPENMLTTGLEVEARPAGKKVKRLSLLSGGERSLTAVALLVAIFKARPSPFYVMDEVEAALDDTNLGRLLEVFRELQEDSQLIVVTHQKRTMEIADALYGVTMRDGVTTVVSQRLREDVA
- the ftsY gene encoding signal recognition particle-docking protein FtsY, with the translated sequence MPENFWIWIVLGVVLLGLAGGAALLAPRLSRRPQEPRPAERPAPTTPEATDTDAETAPVDTVPTLPEASAEVEAPALDVPEPVTGRLARLRARLARSGSPLGARLLAVLSRDHLSEDDWDELEETLLLADVGAGPSAELIDALRTQVRVYGVSDPAQVRAMLRTALLDLVDPSLDRSLATDPTLGEDGARVPSVVLVVGVNGTGKTTTVGKLARVLVAEGSEVVLGAADTFRAAAADQLETWGSRVGVPVVRSDKDGADPAAVAFDAVRRGRTDGVDVVLVDTAGRLQNKSGLMDELGKIRRVIEKEAPLREVLLVLDATTGQNGLMQARVFGEVAGVTGIVLTKLDGTAKGGIVVAVQRELGVPVKLVGLGEGPDDLAPFEPEAFVDGLLGD